CGCCGACATCGACGCCTTTGTCGGTGAGGCGACCGACATCGCGACTCGCGGCGGCTGGCAGGACCAGCTTGACGTCTGGGTCGTCGCCGACCACGGACACGGCGCCGTCACGCAGCATGACGATATCGCCGACGCCGTGCGCGACGAGGGGTGGCGCGTCCTCGCGCATCCGAAGACGTGGGTTCGCCGCCCGCAGGTGGCGGTCATGGTCGGCGGCAACGCGATGGGACACGTGTACGTCGACCTCGCGCGGCGCGTGCGACAGTGGCGACCGCACCTCGACGAGTGGACGGCGCTGGAGGCGCTCCTCGTCTCGCGCGACAGCGTCGACTTCGTCGCCGTCGCCGAGGGCGCGCACACCGTGCGGGTGCGCACGCGGACTCGCGGCGATGCCCTCGTGTTGTGCGAGGGCACCGGGACGCAGGCGCGCTGGTCGTATCGATGCGACGGGGGCGACCCCCTCGGGCTGGGCGGCGACCTGGTCGCCCTCGACTCGGTCGCCGCGCACGACGCCACGAGCGACAGCGACTATCCCGACGCCTTGGTGCAGCTGGCGGCAGTGGTCCCGTCACCGCGCGCCGGCGACTTCATCGTCTCCGCCACCCCGGGGTGGGACTTCCGCGATCGCTACGAGCCCACCCCGCACGTCTCGACACACGGCGCGCTGCATCGCGAACATATGGCGGTCCCACTGCTCATCGATCGGCCGGTCGCCCGCACGCCGCGACGCACCGCCGATGTCATGCCGAGTGCGCTGTCGCTGCTGGGCATCCGATGGCCGGGCGTCCTGGACGGCATCGATTGCCTCACCGTGTAGCTCGCCCCCAGCCGGAGGGTTCGATCACCTAACGCCGACGGCGAGCTATCGCAGGCCGAGCACCCTGGAGACGAGCCGCTTCACCCCGCGCAGCCCCTTGGGCGCGCTGCTCTTGCTGCGCTTGTCGGCCACGACCGCCGTGTGATAGCGAGCCACGATGTCGGCGACGAACGACGGATCGAGGTCGGACTTGGAGGCCAGCACCGCGCGGTAGTACTGCGTGTACATGAACTCGAAGGCACTCGGGAAGTGGCGGCGCATCATCGCCACCATCTCCGGCGGCTGGGGGAAGAGCATGTTCTCGTGACGCTTTCCGCCCACGTCGTCGTAGCTCCACGTCAATCCGGTGATTCTGATCCCGCCACCAATCTGGAGATTGGGATTGAGGTGATACGGGAGCTCCTGCGGCACCGGCGACCAGGTCTGCGCCAGGATCGTGTAGTCGCCGATCGGAAGAAAGAAGATGCCGTCGTCGGCCAACCAGTACGAAACGTTCGACACGAATTGCTCGATCTCGGAGAACGTCTCGAGGTACGAGTACGCCCACCACATGGAGCTGATGACGTCGAAGCTGCCCGGGGCGAAAAGGTCGCGATTCCGGAAGTCGCCCTGCACCAACGGCACGTCCGGGTTGTTCTTCCGAGCGTACCCGAGCATCCCCGGCGACAGGTCCAGCCCTGTACGGTTGATGTTCGGGAACTGCGCCAGGAAGTACCCCGTGCCACAGGCCAGGTCGAGCCAGCGTGCCGAGGGGCCGATCCGGTCGAACGCCTTGCCGAGCACCTCGCGCTCGGCAGCCGTCTTTCCCCCGTGATTCTGGTGCGTGATGAAGCGCGCGTTGTACTGCTCGGCGTACGCCTCGTCGTAGAGCTGTTGGAGCGCTTCGGGCTTCACGGCAATGGCTCTCTCGGTGCGGGTTCGCGTGAGCCGTCGAAGAGTGGCAAGAAGTAGACCGTCTCTCCGGATCTCCGGGTCCCCAGGTCCGCGGGTCTCCGCAGACGCTCGACGCGTGTCAGTCCCTTCGCACAGGTAGGGCGGTCGCCCTGAGGATCCGGTCGAGCCGAGGATACTCCTGATCCATGAAGGCGTTGCCGCCGCGCTCCAGCGGCCCCTGTTTCCCCTGTCGCACCCCACCCCCCGACTCTTCGCCGTAGCCCGCGTAGAGCGAGTCGATCACCCCCATCCCCTCCACCACCGTCCCGAGGACGGTGAACGGCTCCGTGTCGTTCCGCGCGTTGTTCGCGAGGTTGATGTAGATCTGCGTGTTGCGCGTCGCCGGCCGGCCGGGCCCCTCGTACGAGAAGGCGAAGGTCCCGCGCTCGTTCCGCGACCGCGGCGGATCGTCGGCCAGATAGCGTCCCTTCCAGACCGCGTTCACCGTCGGGTCGCCATGCAGCCCGAACTGCGCGATGTAGCCGGCACGAACGCGATGGACGCGCGTGTCGTCGAAGTACCCGAGCCGGGTCAGATTGTAGAGTCGGTCGGCGCCGATGGGGCCCCAGGCGCGATGGAGTTCGAGTACGAAGACGCCCTTGGTGGTCTCGAAACGCAGGTGCGAGCGCTCAGGAGCAGCGCGACGCCATTCCGCATGGGCCGGATCGAGCACTATCGCCCGACGTTGAATCTGCGACAGTTCAGCGACACTACCACGGGAGATACAGGACAGCGCTGTCGCGGACACTGCAAGAACAGCGAATCGCATGCTGAGCGGTAGGCGACCGCGCCCGTGCCCATGGACCGAAGAGACGCAGGACATCGACATCACGCGCGAATTCGCCCGAGCAGGTCGACCAGCGCTGCGACGACCGAGTCCTCTCGCTCGATGTGCATCCAGACATGCGTCGCGCCGTCGAGTTCCCGCTCCTCAC
Above is a window of Gemmatimonadota bacterium DNA encoding:
- a CDS encoding peptidylprolyl isomerase; this translates as MLDPAHAEWRRAAPERSHLRFETTKGVFVLELHRAWGPIGADRLYNLTRLGYFDDTRVHRVRAGYIAQFGLHGDPTVNAVWKGRYLADDPPRSRNERGTFAFSYEGPGRPATRNTQIYINLANNARNDTEPFTVLGTVVEGMGVIDSLYAGYGEESGGGVRQGKQGPLERGGNAFMDQEYPRLDRILRATALPVRRD
- a CDS encoding alkaline phosphatase family protein, with protein sequence MTHPERTLLLIVADGVRHDVLARRIDEGHLPNLAARAQRGGLYRVSTVFPSVTGPAYAPFLMGRFPAQVGIPGLRWYDRARERCRFPPFARSYSGPEIWWLDHDLDPAHPTLLELATPSVAGASMLGRGARGSRHPGRGVSWMLRAVGPHFRGDLDAWRRLEIEVANVILGHLRRSRLRLAVMAFLLPDKYAHALGADTAPVHRSLADIDAFVGEATDIATRGGWQDQLDVWVVADHGHGAVTQHDDIADAVRDEGWRVLAHPKTWVRRPQVAVMVGGNAMGHVYVDLARRVRQWRPHLDEWTALEALLVSRDSVDFVAVAEGAHTVRVRTRTRGDALVLCEGTGTQARWSYRCDGGDPLGLGGDLVALDSVAAHDATSDSDYPDALVQLAAVVPSPRAGDFIVSATPGWDFRDRYEPTPHVSTHGALHREHMAVPLLIDRPVARTPRRTADVMPSALSLLGIRWPGVLDGIDCLTV
- a CDS encoding class I SAM-dependent methyltransferase, producing MKPEALQQLYDEAYAEQYNARFITHQNHGGKTAAEREVLGKAFDRIGPSARWLDLACGTGYFLAQFPNINRTGLDLSPGMLGYARKNNPDVPLVQGDFRNRDLFAPGSFDVISSMWWAYSYLETFSEIEQFVSNVSYWLADDGIFFLPIGDYTILAQTWSPVPQELPYHLNPNLQIGGGIRITGLTWSYDDVGGKRHENMLFPQPPEMVAMMRRHFPSAFEFMYTQYYRAVLASKSDLDPSFVADIVARYHTAVVADKRSKSSAPKGLRGVKRLVSRVLGLR